The proteins below are encoded in one region of Paenisporosarcina cavernae:
- a CDS encoding helix-turn-helix domain-containing protein — protein sequence MPINGYPKFKSYLVEFGIRQEEVAEILGMSREKLNTILNGRRNADFSMSEIIVLADRFKWSPEDVDRIFFTQNVANMQR from the coding sequence ATGCCGATTAATGGTTATCCCAAATTTAAGTCGTATTTAGTTGAGTTTGGTATTAGACAAGAAGAAGTAGCTGAAATACTTGGAATGTCTAGAGAAAAGCTTAATACTATTTTGAATGGAAGACGTAATGCGGACTTTTCAATGTCAGAAATCATAGTACTTGCTGATCGATTTAAATGGTCTCCTGAGGATGTTGATCGTATTTTTTTTACTCAAAACGTTGCAAATATGCAACGGTAG
- a CDS encoding cysteine desulfurase — translation MIQKDIKSYFPILNQEVNGYPLVYLDSAATSQKPIQVIEAIEKYYKMDNSNVHRGVHTLGNRATEEYEGARETVRQFIRASSTEEIIFMRGTTTAINTVASSYGKANVEEGDEIVISYMEHHSNIIPWQQLAKEKGAILKYIDLEEDGTLSLEKVRATITNKTKIVSIMYVSNVLGTMNPIQDIAKIAHEHGAVMVVDGAQAAPHVKIDVQQLDCDFFAFSGHKMCGPTGIGVLYGKKSLLEQMEPVEFGGEMIDFVGLYESTWKELPWKFEGGTPIIAGAVGLAAAIKFLEEIGLDTIERHEHAMAAYAMERMQTIDGLTIYGPKDPEKRAGLVTFNLSDVHPHDVATVLDMNGIAVRAGHHCAQPLMKWLDVSATARASFYVYNDEADIDRLVDGLQSAKEYFNDVY, via the coding sequence ATGATCCAAAAGGACATTAAAAGTTATTTCCCGATTTTAAATCAAGAAGTCAATGGATATCCGCTGGTTTACCTAGATAGTGCGGCCACTTCTCAAAAGCCAATTCAAGTAATTGAGGCGATTGAAAAGTATTACAAGATGGACAACTCCAATGTTCATCGAGGCGTTCACACACTAGGTAATCGAGCGACAGAAGAATATGAAGGCGCAAGGGAAACTGTTCGCCAATTTATCCGCGCGTCAAGTACAGAAGAAATTATCTTTATGCGCGGAACGACTACTGCTATTAATACGGTAGCTTCAAGCTACGGTAAAGCGAATGTGGAAGAAGGCGATGAAATTGTGATTTCCTATATGGAACATCACTCCAATATCATCCCTTGGCAACAGCTTGCGAAAGAAAAAGGCGCGATTCTAAAATATATCGATTTGGAAGAAGATGGCACTCTTTCGCTAGAAAAAGTGCGCGCTACGATTACGAATAAAACAAAAATTGTTTCGATTATGTATGTGTCCAATGTACTTGGAACCATGAATCCGATCCAAGACATTGCTAAAATCGCCCATGAACATGGAGCGGTGATGGTAGTGGACGGAGCGCAGGCTGCACCTCATGTGAAAATTGATGTGCAACAATTAGATTGTGACTTTTTCGCTTTCAGTGGACATAAAATGTGTGGACCTACTGGTATCGGTGTTTTATATGGTAAGAAATCACTTCTGGAGCAAATGGAGCCGGTGGAATTTGGCGGAGAAATGATCGATTTTGTTGGGTTGTATGAATCGACATGGAAAGAGCTTCCTTGGAAATTTGAAGGAGGCACGCCAATTATTGCAGGTGCTGTAGGATTAGCAGCAGCGATTAAGTTCTTAGAAGAAATCGGATTAGATACGATTGAACGTCATGAACATGCAATGGCAGCATATGCAATGGAACGTATGCAAACGATTGATGGACTGACGATTTACGGTCCGAAAGATCCGGAAAAACGTGCAGGATTGGTGACGTTTAACTTATCGGATGTCCATCCTCACGATGTTGCAACCGTTCTCGATATGAACGGTATTGCGGTTCGAGCAGGTCACCACTGTGCACAACCACTGATGAAGTGGCTAGACGTCTCAGCGACTGCTCGTGCAAGTTTCTATGTATATAACGATGAAGCAGATATCGATCGCCTTGTAGATGGACTTCAGTCAGCAAAGGAGTATTTCAACGATGTCTATTAA
- the sufB gene encoding Fe-S cluster assembly protein SufB, whose amino-acid sequence MAKKMPEIGDYKYGFHDKDVSIFRSKRGLTREIVEQISTMKEEPQWMLDYRLKSLEIFYSKPMPQWGGDLTGLNFDEITYYVKPSEATQKSWDEVPEEIKRTFDKLGIPEAEQKYLAGVSAQYESEVVYHNMKEDLEEMGIVFKDTDSALRENEDIFKKYWGTVIPNSDNKFSALNSAVWSGGSFIYVPPGVKVETPLQAYFRINSENMGQFERTLIIVDEGAHVHYVEGCTAPVYTTNSLHSAVVEIVVKKDAYCRYTTIQNWANNVYNLVTKRTIVEENGTMEWIDGNIGSKLTMKYPACILKGEGARGMTLSIALAGKGQHQDAGAKMIHLAPNTSSTIVSKSISKQGGKVTYRGIVRFGPKASGARANIECDTLIMDNQSTSDTIPYNEILNDNVSLEHEAKVSKVSEEQLFYLMSRGISEEEATEMIVMGFIEPFTKELPMEYAVEMNRLIKFEMEGSIG is encoded by the coding sequence ATGGCGAAAAAAATGCCTGAAATCGGAGATTACAAGTATGGTTTCCATGACAAAGATGTATCGATTTTCCGTTCAAAACGTGGGTTAACTCGTGAAATTGTAGAACAAATTTCTACAATGAAAGAAGAACCTCAATGGATGTTAGATTATCGATTAAAATCACTAGAGATTTTTTATTCCAAACCAATGCCTCAATGGGGCGGAGATTTGACTGGGTTAAACTTCGATGAAATTACGTATTACGTAAAGCCGTCTGAAGCGACGCAAAAATCATGGGATGAAGTTCCAGAAGAAATCAAACGTACATTTGACAAGCTTGGAATTCCAGAAGCAGAACAAAAGTATTTAGCTGGTGTTTCTGCACAGTACGAATCAGAAGTGGTCTACCACAATATGAAAGAAGATTTAGAAGAAATGGGTATCGTCTTTAAAGATACGGATTCTGCGCTTCGTGAAAATGAAGACATCTTCAAAAAGTACTGGGGTACAGTTATTCCGAACTCGGATAATAAATTCTCTGCATTGAACTCAGCTGTTTGGTCCGGTGGATCATTCATTTACGTACCGCCAGGTGTAAAAGTGGAAACTCCATTGCAAGCTTATTTCCGTATTAACTCGGAAAACATGGGTCAATTTGAGCGTACACTGATCATTGTTGATGAAGGCGCACACGTACATTACGTTGAAGGATGTACAGCACCTGTCTATACAACGAACTCTTTACACAGTGCGGTAGTAGAGATTGTTGTTAAAAAAGACGCATACTGCCGTTATACAACGATTCAAAACTGGGCAAACAACGTGTATAACCTAGTGACGAAGCGTACGATTGTTGAAGAAAATGGTACGATGGAATGGATTGATGGAAACATCGGTTCTAAACTGACGATGAAATATCCAGCGTGTATTCTAAAAGGTGAAGGCGCTCGCGGTATGACATTATCGATTGCTTTAGCAGGGAAAGGTCAACACCAAGACGCTGGTGCGAAAATGATTCACTTAGCGCCAAATACGTCTTCCACGATTGTATCGAAATCCATTTCGAAACAAGGCGGTAAAGTAACGTACCGTGGTATCGTTCGCTTCGGTCCGAAAGCTTCTGGAGCGCGTGCAAACATTGAGTGTGATACGTTGATCATGGACAATCAGTCTACATCGGATACGATTCCTTACAACGAAATTTTAAACGACAATGTTTCATTAGAACACGAAGCAAAAGTGTCGAAAGTTTCTGAAGAACAATTATTCTACTTGATGAGCCGTGGTATTTCAGAAGAAGAAGCTACAGAAATGATCGTTATGGGCTTCATCGAACCATTCACAAAAGAACTTCCAATGGAATATGCGGTAGAAATGAACCGTTTAATCAAGTTCGAAATGGAAGGTAGTATCGGATAG
- a CDS encoding methionine ABC transporter ATP-binding protein: MINLQDITKKFTTKSGELLAVDKVNLKIERGEIFGVIGYSGAGKSTLIRLLNGLEKPTFGTVSVNGKEISKARGKELRIARQKISMIFQHFNLMWSRTVEENISFPLEIAGVPKAERTKRVAELIDLVGLSGREKSYPSQLSGGQKQRVGIARALANKPEVLLCDEATSALDPETTDAILDLLVEINDRLGLTIVLITHEMHVIRKICHQVAVMENGQVVETGNVLEVFQQPREAITKRFVSSISGVESIQQTAKLLREHYPNGKVVQLTFLGDKTEQPILSKLIRQFPVEVNIVQGSISPTQNGSYGTLYLHIDGAADEIDQAIYYLHEQDVKTEVI, translated from the coding sequence ATGATTAACTTGCAAGACATAACAAAGAAATTCACCACGAAATCAGGAGAACTACTTGCTGTCGACAAGGTGAATCTAAAGATAGAACGCGGTGAAATATTTGGCGTGATTGGATATAGCGGTGCTGGGAAAAGTACGTTAATACGGTTGTTGAACGGGTTGGAGAAACCAACCTTTGGTACTGTCTCTGTGAACGGAAAAGAAATTTCGAAAGCTCGAGGCAAAGAGTTGCGAATAGCTAGGCAGAAAATTAGCATGATTTTCCAACACTTTAATCTTATGTGGTCCAGAACGGTGGAAGAGAACATTTCCTTCCCGTTGGAGATTGCAGGAGTTCCAAAAGCGGAGCGGACTAAACGAGTGGCTGAATTAATCGACTTAGTTGGGTTATCAGGTCGAGAAAAATCGTATCCTTCTCAATTATCGGGTGGTCAAAAACAACGGGTAGGCATTGCACGAGCGCTAGCGAATAAGCCGGAAGTTTTACTGTGTGATGAAGCAACATCTGCACTTGATCCAGAAACGACAGATGCGATTCTCGATTTACTTGTAGAAATTAATGACCGACTTGGTTTGACGATTGTGTTAATTACACATGAGATGCATGTCATTCGTAAAATTTGTCACCAAGTGGCTGTCATGGAAAATGGTCAAGTTGTCGAGACAGGGAATGTGTTAGAGGTTTTCCAACAACCAAGAGAAGCAATTACGAAACGATTCGTCTCCTCTATTAGCGGAGTAGAGTCGATTCAACAAACAGCGAAACTTTTACGTGAACATTATCCAAATGGTAAAGTCGTGCAGTTAACTTTCCTTGGGGATAAAACAGAACAGCCGATTCTCTCAAAATTAATCCGACAATTCCCAGTGGAAGTAAACATTGTGCAAGGGTCGATTTCCCCAACGCAAAATGGTTCTTACGGAACGCTGTATCTTCACATTGATGGAGCAGCAGATGAAATTGATCAAGCGATTTACTATTTACATGAGCAAGATGTGAAAACGGAGGTGATCTAA
- a CDS encoding tyrosine-type recombinase/integrase, producing MPVYKDEERKTWYFKTRYKDVFGANKQKLQRGFKSKRDAKLAEAEFLTSIENVMSSNSTVTEIFTHNIEYKVYSPKTVSRRKNEYIKHIHPFFGHMKIKDITSNQVIEFQKYLQQNLASAETARTIYSNFKVIINHAIKFFGLRVDPTLKVPPMPRKKTSHNYLRREHFDELVEQLDMNHYKEMTILMFYTGIRVGEALALKWSDVDLFKSELNINKSLDISKRVPGPTKTKSSTAIIPLHNSVLRMLIKLKGICEKKHFGFNEDYYIFGGPSPYHYSHFHKKFKQVFTGIRIHDLRHSYAAHLINNGIDVYLVQQLMRHATISETADTYGHLYTERKHEAMKAFDDTKNEKMVSKRYHRRLK from the coding sequence ATGCCTGTTTACAAGGATGAAGAAAGAAAGACCTGGTATTTCAAAACACGATACAAAGATGTTTTTGGAGCTAATAAACAAAAACTTCAAAGAGGTTTTAAAAGTAAAAGAGACGCAAAGTTAGCGGAAGCAGAATTTTTAACCAGTATTGAAAATGTGATGAGTTCCAATTCGACTGTAACAGAAATATTTACCCACAATATTGAATACAAAGTATACTCTCCCAAAACTGTAAGTAGAAGAAAAAATGAATACATCAAACATATTCATCCGTTTTTTGGACATATGAAAATCAAAGATATTACCTCTAATCAAGTTATTGAGTTTCAAAAGTATTTACAGCAAAACCTTGCTTCAGCCGAAACAGCGCGAACTATTTACTCTAATTTCAAAGTCATCATAAATCATGCTATTAAATTTTTCGGTTTACGAGTGGATCCTACCCTAAAAGTTCCACCTATGCCGAGGAAAAAAACCTCTCACAATTATCTCCGAAGAGAGCACTTTGATGAATTAGTTGAACAGTTAGATATGAATCATTATAAAGAAATGACTATCTTGATGTTTTACACTGGGATAAGAGTTGGAGAAGCCTTAGCTTTAAAATGGTCTGATGTAGATTTATTCAAGAGCGAATTAAATATTAATAAGTCGCTGGATATTTCTAAAAGAGTGCCTGGACCAACTAAAACTAAATCCAGCACTGCAATAATACCACTACACAATTCTGTTTTAAGAATGTTGATAAAATTAAAAGGAATTTGCGAGAAGAAGCATTTCGGATTTAACGAAGACTATTACATTTTTGGTGGTCCTTCACCCTATCACTATTCACACTTTCATAAAAAATTTAAACAAGTATTCACGGGTATAAGAATACATGATCTACGTCATAGTTACGCAGCGCATTTAATTAATAATGGAATAGACGTTTACTTGGTTCAACAATTAATGAGACACGCAACAATAAGTGAAACAGCAGATACTTATGGTCATCTATATACTGAGAGAAAACACGAAGCAATGAAAGCATTTGATGATACAAAAAACGAAAAAATGGTATCAAAAAGGTATCACAGGAGATTGAAATAA
- a CDS encoding thioredoxin family protein produces the protein MEEWSIDQWNKERTNTEQTALFVYTTMCGTCQVAEKMLAIIQTMRPNLRIGKINVQFASQLVEQYKIESVPCLLVEKQGNMEQKLYAFQSVPYLLEIFDKKTLT, from the coding sequence ATGGAAGAATGGTCGATTGATCAATGGAATAAGGAACGTACAAATACAGAACAGACTGCATTATTTGTGTATACAACAATGTGTGGAACGTGCCAGGTAGCAGAAAAAATGCTGGCGATTATCCAAACGATGCGACCGAATCTACGCATTGGGAAGATAAATGTACAGTTCGCGTCGCAACTTGTGGAACAGTACAAAATCGAGAGTGTTCCGTGTTTGCTTGTGGAGAAACAAGGCAATATGGAACAAAAACTCTACGCCTTTCAGTCCGTTCCATATTTACTCGAAATTTTTGATAAGAAAACCTTGACGTGA
- a CDS encoding methionine ABC transporter permease, which yields MLRNLFPNVDWADMWEATWETIYMTGIATVFTFVIGLLLGIILFLTSPYQVWANKIVNFLTGSLVNIFRSVPFIVLIILLIPFTKFLIGTIRGPDAALPALIIGAAPFYARMVLLALREIDRGVIEAAKSMGATTGTIIRKVLFPEALPALLSGITVTAIALVGYTAMAGIIGAGGLGNLAFLDGFQRSREDVTLMATILILVIVFVLQWIGDYFTAKVDKR from the coding sequence ATGCTGAGGAACTTATTTCCGAATGTCGATTGGGCAGATATGTGGGAAGCAACTTGGGAAACTATCTATATGACGGGAATTGCGACAGTGTTCACGTTTGTCATTGGGTTGTTGTTAGGGATTATTCTTTTCCTGACAAGTCCTTATCAAGTTTGGGCTAATAAAATCGTGAATTTCTTAACTGGCTCATTAGTGAATATTTTTCGTTCGGTTCCGTTTATCGTCTTGATCATTTTACTTATCCCATTTACAAAGTTTTTAATCGGAACGATTCGTGGACCAGATGCTGCACTTCCAGCGCTCATTATTGGAGCGGCTCCATTTTACGCACGCATGGTGTTACTTGCTTTACGTGAAATCGATAGAGGTGTCATTGAAGCGGCGAAATCGATGGGAGCTACAACGGGGACGATTATCCGCAAGGTTTTATTCCCAGAGGCGTTACCAGCATTATTGTCTGGTATTACGGTCACAGCAATTGCATTAGTAGGTTATACCGCAATGGCAGGAATCATTGGAGCGGGAGGACTTGGAAATCTCGCCTTTTTAGACGGTTTCCAACGGTCAAGAGAAGATGTCACATTAATGGCAACGATTCTCATTTTAGTGATTGTGTTTGTCCTTCAATGGATTGGTGATTATTTCACTGCAAAAGTGGACAAACGATAA
- a CDS encoding LexA family protein yields the protein MAFKTVLKKLRLGAGYSMEELAEELNKRYDLKINKSTISRWEKGAEPKGRDLQYLAHFFSVSPSELMSLELNGATASVPNTMLPIAGFAAAGTPILAEENIIGYAPAPPITHGIQNRTMFYLKIKGDSMDQEFNDGSLVLVDKDADVKSGNIAVVLVDHEEATVKRIVIEGNYITLIPLSKNIEHLPKTYDMTKTPIEISGKVIGAFKNYDY from the coding sequence ATGGCTTTTAAAACAGTTTTAAAAAAATTAAGATTAGGTGCTGGATATTCAATGGAAGAGTTAGCCGAAGAGTTAAACAAGCGGTATGATTTAAAAATTAATAAAAGCACAATTTCTCGGTGGGAAAAAGGTGCTGAGCCTAAAGGGAGAGATCTACAGTATTTAGCTCACTTTTTCTCTGTTTCGCCAAGTGAACTAATGTCATTAGAATTAAATGGTGCTACTGCAAGTGTACCTAATACAATGCTCCCGATTGCTGGATTTGCTGCAGCTGGTACGCCAATTCTTGCTGAAGAAAATATTATTGGTTATGCTCCTGCACCACCAATTACTCACGGAATTCAAAATAGAACTATGTTTTATCTGAAAATCAAAGGGGACAGTATGGATCAGGAATTTAATGATGGTTCCCTAGTTCTTGTGGATAAAGATGCAGATGTAAAAAGTGGAAATATTGCAGTTGTCTTGGTTGATCATGAAGAAGCAACAGTTAAAAGAATAGTGATTGAAGGAAATTATATTACACTAATTCCTTTATCTAAAAACATAGAGCATCTACCTAAAACTTATGACATGACAAAAACTCCAATTGAGATTTCCGGGAAAGTAATAGGAGCATTTAAAAACTATGATTATTAG
- the sufD gene encoding Fe-S cluster assembly protein SufD, which translates to MTVETKQVYTEHDVRSYSQSLGEPTWFAEYRVQMLQEAQTLPLPTPDKTKIDKWNFTDFPVYTKRAEMYSSFEELPEEVKSITSESQASLYVQRNNTPAYLKVAEALTSQGVIVTDIFTALREHGDLVKKHFMTTGVKATEHKLTALHAAYLNGGAFIYVPKNVEIAEPIQVIYLHDDAEASLFNHTLVVAEANSSVVYVENYLSTVDHAQGQANIVSEVIAEDNSSVTFGSVDVLAEGFTTYVNRRGVANRDARIEWALGLMNDSNTISENVTHLVGDGSYADTKSVVVGRGKQKQNFTTKVIHWGKNSEGYILKHGVMKDEASSIFNGIGKIEHGATKANAEQESRVLMLSEKARGDANPILLIDEDDVTAGHAASVGRVDPLQLYYLMSRGISKQDAERLVIHGFLAPVVNKLPIEGVKKQLTEVIERKVR; encoded by the coding sequence ATGACGGTTGAAACAAAGCAAGTCTATACCGAACATGATGTACGCTCCTATTCCCAATCACTAGGTGAACCTACGTGGTTTGCAGAATATCGTGTACAAATGTTACAAGAAGCACAAACTTTACCATTACCAACACCAGATAAAACGAAAATCGACAAATGGAATTTTACAGATTTTCCTGTTTATACAAAGCGTGCAGAGATGTATTCTTCATTCGAAGAATTACCTGAAGAAGTAAAATCGATTACATCTGAATCGCAAGCTTCTTTATATGTGCAGCGTAATAATACACCAGCTTATTTAAAAGTAGCTGAAGCGCTAACTTCACAAGGAGTAATCGTAACGGATATTTTCACAGCACTTCGCGAACATGGAGATCTTGTGAAAAAGCATTTTATGACAACGGGTGTAAAAGCTACTGAACATAAACTTACTGCGCTACATGCAGCGTACTTAAATGGTGGAGCCTTCATCTATGTACCGAAAAATGTAGAAATTGCGGAACCGATTCAAGTGATTTATTTACACGATGACGCGGAAGCAAGTTTGTTCAACCACACATTAGTAGTGGCGGAAGCGAATAGTTCGGTTGTGTATGTGGAAAACTACTTGTCTACTGTGGATCATGCGCAAGGACAAGCTAATATTGTGTCCGAAGTAATTGCGGAAGATAATTCCTCTGTCACTTTTGGTTCAGTTGATGTATTAGCAGAAGGATTTACAACATATGTTAACCGTCGTGGAGTTGCAAATCGTGATGCACGTATCGAATGGGCACTTGGTTTAATGAACGACAGTAACACTATTTCCGAAAATGTCACGCACCTAGTTGGTGACGGTTCTTACGCGGATACAAAATCCGTTGTAGTTGGACGTGGCAAACAAAAGCAAAACTTTACAACGAAAGTAATTCACTGGGGTAAAAACTCCGAAGGATATATCTTAAAACACGGTGTCATGAAAGATGAAGCTTCTTCCATCTTTAATGGAATTGGGAAAATCGAACACGGAGCAACAAAAGCGAATGCAGAGCAAGAATCTCGTGTGTTAATGCTTTCTGAAAAAGCGCGTGGAGATGCAAATCCGATTTTATTAATCGATGAGGATGACGTAACTGCAGGGCACGCTGCTTCTGTTGGACGTGTTGATCCGCTTCAACTTTACTATTTAATGAGTCGCGGAATTTCGAAACAAGACGCAGAACGTCTTGTCATTCACGGATTCTTAGCGCCAGTTGTGAACAAACTGCCGATTGAAGGCGTGAAAAAGCAGCTGACGGAGGTAATCGAAAGGAAAGTGCGATAA
- a CDS encoding toprim domain-containing protein has product MLIEKLLIVEGSSDKKRIVPLLAEPMEIICTNGTISPTRLEELLAPYDELELYVFVDADDSGEKIRKLFKRDYPEAFHLYTDPMYREVATTPLKVLASTLIHANIDVKAEFLN; this is encoded by the coding sequence ATGTTAATCGAAAAATTGTTAATTGTCGAAGGATCTTCGGATAAAAAACGCATAGTTCCGCTACTAGCAGAACCGATGGAAATTATTTGCACGAATGGCACAATTAGTCCAACACGTCTAGAGGAATTGCTTGCTCCGTATGATGAACTAGAATTATATGTCTTTGTCGATGCGGATGATTCCGGGGAGAAAATACGGAAATTATTCAAGCGAGATTACCCGGAAGCCTTTCATCTCTATACAGATCCTATGTATCGGGAAGTTGCGACGACGCCATTAAAAGTGTTAGCATCAACTTTAATACACGCGAATATAGATGTAAAAGCGGAGTTTTTGAATTAG
- a CDS encoding MetQ/NlpA family ABC transporter substrate-binding protein: MKKFVAGILLTGSALALAACGSESGSSAEGGNKELVVGASNVPHAEILEEAVPLLEEKGIELKIETYQDYILPNKDLESGDLDANYFQHIPYLESQNEENGYDFVNAGGIHIEPIGVYSKKYESLADLPENATILISNSVADHGRILSMLEAEGLIKLKDGIDKTKAEVKDIVENPKNLQFDAEYEAALLVQMYENEEGDAVLINSNYAIDAGLNPLEDSIAIESSESPYVNVIAVRKGDEDKEEIKVLVEVLTSKEIQDFILEEWGGSVVPVGK, from the coding sequence ATGAAGAAATTTGTAGCAGGAATATTATTAACAGGGTCTGCATTAGCCCTAGCAGCTTGTGGTTCTGAATCAGGAAGTTCTGCTGAAGGCGGAAACAAAGAATTGGTTGTCGGAGCATCGAACGTTCCACATGCAGAGATTTTAGAAGAAGCAGTACCTTTATTAGAAGAAAAAGGAATTGAGTTGAAAATCGAAACATACCAAGACTATATTTTGCCGAATAAAGATTTAGAGTCTGGTGATTTAGATGCAAACTATTTTCAACACATTCCATATTTAGAATCGCAAAATGAAGAGAATGGGTATGATTTCGTGAATGCAGGTGGAATTCATATTGAACCAATCGGTGTGTATTCGAAAAAATACGAGTCTTTAGCTGACTTACCGGAAAATGCGACAATTTTAATCAGTAATTCTGTTGCAGACCACGGACGAATCTTATCTATGCTTGAAGCAGAAGGTCTAATCAAATTAAAAGATGGAATTGATAAAACAAAAGCAGAAGTGAAAGACATTGTGGAAAATCCAAAAAATCTTCAATTCGATGCAGAATATGAAGCGGCACTACTTGTTCAAATGTATGAAAATGAAGAAGGCGACGCAGTATTGATCAACTCTAACTACGCAATTGATGCAGGGTTGAACCCATTAGAAGATTCCATCGCAATTGAAAGCTCGGAATCGCCATATGTGAATGTCATTGCAGTTCGCAAAGGTGACGAAGACAAAGAGGAAATTAAAGTATTAGTTGAAGTGTTAACTTCCAAAGAAATTCAAGATTTTATCCTGGAAGAGTGGGGCGGTTCAGTCGTTCCTGTTGGGAAATAA
- the sufU gene encoding Fe-S cluster assembly sulfur transfer protein SufU, with protein MSINQNLDQLYRSVIMDHYKNPRNKGSIEDGAVTVDMNNPTCGDRIHLTLSVEDGLVKEAKFDGEGCSISMSSASMMTQAVKGKPIEEALNLSKIFSDMMLGKEYDDSVDLGDIEALSGVSKFPARIKCATLAWKAMEKGVKEEQ; from the coding sequence ATGTCTATTAATCAAAATTTAGATCAATTATACCGTTCTGTTATTATGGATCATTATAAAAACCCTCGCAACAAAGGGTCGATAGAAGATGGTGCAGTAACGGTAGATATGAATAATCCAACATGTGGAGATCGCATTCACTTAACGCTTTCTGTTGAGGACGGCTTAGTGAAAGAAGCGAAGTTCGATGGTGAAGGGTGTTCCATTTCCATGTCATCAGCATCCATGATGACACAAGCAGTTAAAGGAAAGCCGATTGAAGAAGCCTTAAATCTATCCAAGATTTTCTCGGATATGATGCTTGGGAAAGAGTACGATGATTCGGTTGACTTAGGTGATATTGAAGCTTTATCTGGCGTATCTAAATTTCCAGCACGTATTAAGTGCGCAACACTTGCTTGGAAAGCGATGGAAAAAGGCGTTAAGGAAGAACAATAA
- the sufC gene encoding Fe-S cluster assembly ATPase SufC, which translates to MSTLVIQDLHVAIEGKEILKGVNLSINTNEIHAIMGPNGTGKSTLASAIMGHPKYEVTSGTVMLDGEDVLEMEVDERAKAGLFLAMQYPSEINGVTNADFLRSAMNARREEGDEVSLMKFIRQLDSKMDFLEMDQDMAQRYLNEGFSGGEKKRNEILQLMMLEPKFAILDEIDSGLDIDALKVVSKGINEMRGEGFGCLIITHYQRLLNYITPDHVHVMMQGRVVKSGGPELAHRLEAEGYDWVKEELGIEDETVGQEA; encoded by the coding sequence ATGTCAACTTTAGTAATTCAAGATCTTCATGTTGCCATCGAAGGCAAGGAGATTTTAAAAGGTGTAAACCTTTCAATTAATACAAATGAAATTCATGCGATTATGGGACCGAATGGTACTGGTAAATCGACGTTAGCGTCTGCGATTATGGGACATCCTAAATATGAAGTAACTTCTGGTACAGTGATGCTGGACGGCGAAGATGTATTGGAAATGGAAGTAGACGAGCGCGCGAAGGCTGGTTTATTTTTAGCAATGCAATACCCAAGTGAAATTAATGGAGTTACCAACGCTGACTTCTTACGTTCTGCTATGAATGCTCGTCGCGAAGAAGGCGATGAAGTGTCATTGATGAAGTTCATACGTCAATTAGATAGTAAAATGGACTTTTTAGAAATGGATCAAGATATGGCGCAACGTTATTTAAATGAAGGTTTCTCAGGTGGGGAAAAGAAACGTAACGAAATTCTTCAATTAATGATGTTAGAACCGAAGTTTGCGATTCTTGATGAAATTGACTCTGGTCTTGATATTGATGCATTGAAAGTTGTGTCAAAAGGTATTAATGAAATGCGTGGAGAAGGGTTTGGTTGTTTAATCATTACTCACTACCAACGTTTACTTAACTACATCACGCCTGATCATGTTCATGTAATGATGCAAGGTCGCGTAGTGAAATCTGGCGGACCAGAGCTTGCACATCGTTTGGAAGCAGAAGGGTACGACTGGGTTAAAGAAGAATTAGGTATTGAAGACGAAACTGTAGGGCAAGAAGCATAA